GGAAAACATTCCGGAAATCGACGTGCTTGCTCCCCGGCTTCAACCATGGGGTGGAAACGGAGACAACAATGTGGTGCGGGGACTTAAAACAGCATCCTATAGCATTTTCGGCGATTATCCGGCCTTTAACCGCATTGACCCGGTTGATATCATTCAGGGCCGGTTCATTAATGATGTGGATATCAAGGAAAAAAGGAAAGTGGCCGTCATAGGAAACCGGGTAAAAGCCGAGCTTTTCGGCCCGGAAGAAAATCCTCTGGGACAATACATCCGTATCAAGGGAATATACTTTCAGGTTATTGGAGTATTTGAACCCAAAAACAAAAACATTTCCTTCGGGGGGGACAAGGAAAAATCGATTCATATTCCTTTCACCACCATGCAGGTAGCCTATAATTTCGGCGATGTGGTGCACTACTTTATGGTAACTGCCAGAAAAGGCACACCGGCTTCGGTGGTTGAGGAAAAATGCCTTCGCATTCTCGGGGAACGAAACAATATTTCGCCACAGGATGAACAAGCCTTTGGTCATTTTAATATGGAAAAAGAATTTAAAAAGATGACCGGTTTGTTTACTGGTATCCGGGTGCTAATATGGATTGTCGGCATAGGAACCCTTTTTGCCGGGGTAATTGGTGTGAGCAATATCATGCTGATCATTATCAAGGAACGGACAAAGGAAATAGGGATTCAGCGGGCTATTGGGGCCACTCCGTGGCGCATCATCAATCAGGTGCTTACCGAATCGGTTACTCTTACAGCCATTGCCGGAAGTTTTGGTCTTATGCTTGGCGTAGGTGTGCTCGCTGCCGTTAATCAGGCTATGGGAACGCAGACAAGCGGCGACACCATGTTTAAAAACCCGGGGGTAGAACTCAATATAGGAATAGCAGCCCTGGTCATCCTGAT
This DNA window, taken from Bacteroidales bacterium, encodes the following:
- a CDS encoding ABC transporter permease, translated to MFDRDKWHEIYSSLKANKLRTFFTAFGVFWGIFMLIIMMGSGNGLQHAVFDGFADFATNSAFVFTRQTTIPYKGFPRGRYWNMHNSDMQALLENIPEIDVLAPRLQPWGGNGDNNVVRGLKTASYSIFGDYPAFNRIDPVDIIQGRFINDVDIKEKRKVAVIGNRVKAELFGPEENPLGQYIRIKGIYFQVIGVFEPKNKNISFGGDKEKSIHIPFTTMQVAYNFGDVVHYFMVTARKGTPASVVEEKCLRILGERNNISPQDEQAFGHFNMEKEFKKMTGLFTGIRVLIWIVGIGTLFAGVIGVSNIMLIIIKERTKEIGIQRAIGATPWRIINQVLTESVTLTAIAGSFGLMLGVGVLAAVNQAMGTQTSGDTMFKNPGVELNIGIAALVILIVAGLIAGLIPARKAVSMRPIDALRYE